In Nocardioides palaemonis, a single genomic region encodes these proteins:
- a CDS encoding RNA polymerase sigma factor: MTVVRLPTRSGHRYGGAVVGATVLEEAPEESVEALALRFRDGDEAALGAVFDRWSGLVHTFAVRALGDPHDAEDVTQQVFVAAWRSRATITPGPSTFPAWLVGIARHKVADARAARARDARKVHAVAAVTTPDESVATDSALAERLVVRQLVDEMDEPRRTVLLLAFWHDRPHSDIAATTGLPLGTVKSHLRRGLAQLHRVLEEVRHGSR, from the coding sequence ATGACCGTCGTCAGGCTCCCCACCCGGTCGGGCCACCGCTACGGTGGTGCCGTGGTGGGAGCAACAGTCCTCGAGGAGGCGCCCGAGGAGTCGGTCGAGGCCCTCGCGCTGCGCTTCCGCGACGGCGACGAGGCCGCGCTCGGCGCGGTCTTCGACCGCTGGTCCGGCCTGGTCCACACCTTCGCGGTCCGCGCCCTCGGTGACCCCCACGACGCCGAGGACGTCACCCAGCAGGTCTTCGTGGCCGCCTGGCGCAGCCGGGCCACGATCACCCCTGGCCCCAGCACCTTCCCCGCCTGGCTCGTCGGCATCGCGCGCCACAAGGTCGCCGACGCCCGCGCGGCCCGTGCGCGGGACGCCCGCAAGGTCCACGCGGTCGCCGCCGTCACCACGCCCGACGAGTCCGTCGCCACCGACTCCGCGCTCGCCGAGCGGCTCGTCGTGCGCCAGCTCGTCGACGAGATGGACGAGCCCCGCCGCACGGTCCTGCTCCTCGCCTTCTGGCACGACCGACCCCACTCCGACATCGCCGCGACGACCGGGCTGCCGCTCGGCACCGTGAAGAGCCACCTGCGCCGCGGCCTCGCCCAGCTCCACCGCGTCCTCGAGGAGGTGCGCCATGGCTCACGCTGA
- the otsB gene encoding trehalose-phosphatase, translating to MEFTSPAAREHYDAVREVLAGTVVGLDFDGTLSPVVDDPESARLHPGAPGALLELAEVVRAVAVITGRPARQAIAMGDLDALGNAMLDRGAELFVFGQYGNERWSATEQRIRSPRPPAGLATFERELPSVLRRAGAAEAFVEEKGLAVAVHTRRMDDPAGALDRIREPLADLAERHHLTLEPGRNVIEVRSGDMHKGRAVRTFVAEQEATGVVFGGDDLGDIEAFEAVRDLRADGLPGLVVCSASTEQPDLVDLADVVVDGPAGVVELLGRLAR from the coding sequence ATGGAGTTCACCTCCCCGGCCGCGCGCGAGCACTACGACGCCGTGCGCGAGGTGCTCGCCGGCACGGTGGTGGGACTGGACTTCGACGGCACCCTGTCGCCCGTGGTCGACGACCCCGAGTCGGCACGTCTGCACCCCGGCGCGCCGGGCGCGCTCCTCGAGCTCGCCGAGGTGGTCCGCGCGGTCGCCGTGATCACCGGCCGGCCCGCCCGTCAGGCGATCGCGATGGGCGACCTGGACGCGCTCGGCAACGCGATGCTCGACCGCGGCGCCGAGCTGTTCGTGTTCGGCCAGTACGGCAACGAGCGCTGGTCGGCGACGGAGCAGCGGATCCGCTCGCCGCGACCACCGGCCGGCCTCGCCACCTTCGAGCGCGAGCTCCCGTCGGTGCTGCGCCGCGCCGGCGCCGCCGAGGCGTTCGTCGAGGAGAAGGGGCTGGCCGTCGCCGTCCACACCCGCCGCATGGACGACCCCGCCGGTGCCCTCGACCGAATCCGCGAACCGCTGGCCGACCTCGCCGAGCGCCACCACCTCACCCTCGAGCCGGGCCGCAACGTCATCGAGGTCCGCTCCGGCGACATGCACAAGGGCCGGGCGGTCCGGACCTTCGTCGCCGAGCAGGAGGCGACCGGCGTGGTGTTCGGTGGCGACGACCTCGGCGACATCGAGGCGTTCGAGGCCGTCCGCGACCTCCGCGCCGACGGCCTCCCCGGACTCGTCGTCTGCTCCGCCTCCACCGAGCAGCCCGACCTGGTCGACCTCGCCGACGTGGTCGTCGACGGTCCCGCCGGAGTCGTCGAGCTGCTCGGCCGCCTCGCCCGCTGA
- a CDS encoding alpha,alpha-trehalose-phosphate synthase (UDP-forming) — protein sequence MSHTPQADLVIVANRLPVDRVTAPDGSVSWRTSPGGLVTALEPVLRANDGAWIGWPGSADEEDVEPFVEDGLSLVPVSLSEEEVEEFYEGFSNGTLWPLYHDVIAKPEFHREWWESYVRVNERFADRAAEVAAEGATVWVQDYQLQLVPQMLRERRPDLRIGFYLHIPFPPAELFSQLPWRRQILEGLLGADLIGFQLPGAAANFVRLVRSRVGHKTHRDTIYLPDGRPVKATAFPISIDTAGFEELARSEGVEKRAAEIRDALGNPKRIFLGVDRLDYTKGIHSRLRAFGELVRDGKLDVEDAVFVQVATPSRERVEQYRILRDDIELLVGRINGDHGRIGRPAISYLHSSYPREEMAALYRAADVMVVTPFRDGMNLVAKEYVACRLEDDGALVLSEFAGAAAELRQAWLVNPYDIDGMKAALLEAFAADEKETGRRMRAMRKTVVQHDVARWAHDFLSELEQLPDHHDKTVRRSRAR from the coding sequence GTGAGCCACACCCCGCAGGCAGACCTCGTCATCGTCGCCAACCGGCTGCCCGTCGACCGGGTGACGGCGCCCGACGGGTCCGTGTCGTGGCGCACCTCCCCCGGCGGCCTGGTCACGGCGCTCGAGCCGGTGCTGCGAGCCAACGACGGCGCGTGGATCGGGTGGCCGGGCTCGGCCGACGAGGAGGACGTCGAGCCGTTCGTCGAGGACGGCCTCTCGCTCGTCCCGGTCTCGCTGAGCGAGGAGGAGGTCGAGGAGTTCTACGAGGGCTTCTCCAACGGCACCCTGTGGCCGCTCTACCACGACGTCATCGCCAAGCCGGAGTTCCACCGCGAGTGGTGGGAGAGCTACGTCCGGGTCAACGAGCGCTTCGCCGACCGGGCCGCCGAGGTCGCCGCAGAGGGCGCCACGGTCTGGGTCCAGGACTACCAGCTCCAGCTGGTGCCGCAGATGCTGCGCGAGCGACGCCCCGACCTGCGCATCGGCTTCTACCTGCACATCCCGTTCCCGCCCGCCGAGCTCTTCTCGCAGCTGCCGTGGCGCCGCCAGATCCTGGAGGGGCTGCTCGGCGCGGACCTGATCGGCTTCCAGCTCCCGGGCGCCGCCGCCAACTTCGTCCGGCTGGTCCGCAGCCGGGTCGGCCACAAGACCCACCGCGACACCATCTACCTGCCCGACGGCCGCCCGGTGAAGGCCACCGCGTTCCCGATCTCGATCGACACCGCCGGCTTCGAGGAGCTCGCCCGGTCCGAGGGCGTGGAGAAGCGCGCTGCGGAGATCCGCGACGCGCTGGGCAACCCGAAGCGGATCTTCCTCGGCGTCGACCGGCTCGACTACACCAAGGGCATCCACTCGCGGCTGCGCGCGTTCGGCGAGCTGGTCCGCGACGGCAAGCTCGACGTCGAGGACGCGGTGTTCGTGCAGGTGGCGACCCCGTCACGCGAGCGGGTCGAGCAGTACCGCATCCTGCGCGACGACATCGAGCTGCTGGTGGGCCGCATCAACGGCGACCACGGTCGGATCGGCCGCCCGGCCATCTCCTACCTCCACTCCTCCTACCCGCGCGAGGAGATGGCAGCCCTCTACCGCGCCGCCGACGTGATGGTGGTGACGCCGTTCCGCGACGGCATGAACCTCGTCGCCAAGGAGTACGTCGCCTGCCGCCTCGAGGACGACGGCGCGCTGGTGCTGTCGGAGTTCGCCGGCGCCGCGGCCGAGCTGCGCCAGGCCTGGCTGGTGAACCCCTACGACATCGACGGGATGAAGGCCGCCCTGCTCGAGGCGTTCGCGGCGGACGAGAAGGAGACCGGGCGCCGGATGCGCGCCATGCGCAAGACGGTCGTGCAGCACGACGTCGCCCGGTGGGCGCACGACTTCCTCAGCGAGCTCGAGCAGCTGCCGGACCACCACGACAAGACCGTGCGCCGCTCGCGGGCGCGCTGA
- a CDS encoding fasciclin domain-containing protein, producing the protein MKRRVPALLAASALALGAVQATAPAANAAPATQKAAGEDSLAGLLLSDNDEFDKDKNDFDILTQAALAVVTAKPDSPVALVTDGSKRLTVFAPTDQAFRKLAQDLTGTKIRSEKKIFDTLVAAAGVDAIEQVLLYHVIPGKTLTSAKVLKANGAKLTTAEGSKIKVKVKMKPKVSVTLKDRDKNAEDPQAILKALDLNKGNKQIAHGIDRVLRPFDL; encoded by the coding sequence ATGAAGCGACGCGTACCCGCTCTGCTCGCGGCCTCGGCCCTCGCGCTCGGTGCCGTGCAGGCGACCGCTCCCGCTGCGAACGCCGCGCCCGCCACGCAGAAGGCCGCCGGCGAGGACAGCCTCGCCGGCCTGCTGCTGTCGGACAACGACGAGTTCGACAAGGACAAGAACGACTTCGACATCCTGACGCAGGCCGCGCTGGCCGTGGTCACGGCCAAGCCGGACTCGCCGGTCGCCCTCGTCACCGACGGCTCCAAGCGCCTCACCGTCTTCGCGCCCACCGACCAGGCCTTCCGCAAGCTGGCCCAGGACCTCACCGGCACGAAGATCCGCAGCGAGAAGAAGATCTTCGACACCCTCGTCGCCGCGGCCGGCGTCGACGCGATCGAGCAGGTCCTGCTCTACCACGTCATCCCGGGCAAGACCCTCACCAGCGCGAAGGTGCTCAAGGCCAACGGCGCCAAGCTCACCACCGCCGAGGGCAGCAAGATCAAGGTCAAGGTCAAGATGAAGCCGAAGGTCTCGGTCACCCTCAAGGACCGCGACAAGAACGCCGAGGACCCGCAGGCGATCCTCAAGGCGCTCGACCTCAACAAGGGCAACAAGCAGATCGCGCACGGCATCGACCGCGTGCTGCGCCCCTTCGACCTCTGA
- the thrC gene encoding threonine synthase: MSTLLDETTTHALRDGAFGNARALTCRECGHEVALGPSYACPECFGPLEVAYDFPAVTREEIAAGPRNIWRYKALLPVPSDIEQSPNTEPGFTRLLEARNLARELGLEKLWVKDDSTNPTNSFKDRVVACALSAARELDAKVFACPSTGNLANAVAAAGARAGIPTVVFIPSNLETPKKVNSAVFTEKLVAVDGNYDDVNKLASEIAGEEEGWAFVNVNVRPFYAEGSKTLGYEIAEQLGWRLPDQIVIPVASGSQLTKVDKAFQELITLGLVEDKPYKVFGAQATGCSPVSVAYKGGTDAIRPVKPDTIAKSLAIGNPADGIYVLDVCRRTGGAVEDITDDEVRDAIVLLARTEGIFTETAGGTTVGVLKKLVETGQLDTSLETVVINTGHGLKTLDSVSDRVGPAATIAPSYDAFVASGVL; the protein is encoded by the coding sequence ATGAGCACCCTGCTGGACGAGACCACGACCCACGCGCTGCGCGACGGCGCCTTCGGGAACGCCCGGGCACTGACGTGCCGGGAGTGCGGCCACGAGGTGGCCCTCGGCCCGTCGTACGCCTGTCCGGAGTGCTTCGGGCCCCTGGAGGTGGCCTACGACTTCCCGGCCGTGACCCGCGAGGAGATCGCCGCCGGGCCTCGCAACATCTGGCGCTACAAGGCGCTCCTGCCGGTGCCGTCCGACATCGAGCAGAGCCCGAACACCGAGCCCGGCTTCACCCGGCTGCTCGAGGCGAGGAACCTCGCCCGCGAGCTCGGTCTCGAGAAGCTCTGGGTCAAGGACGACTCGACCAACCCGACCAACTCCTTCAAGGACCGCGTCGTCGCCTGCGCGCTGAGCGCGGCGCGCGAGCTCGACGCAAAGGTCTTCGCCTGCCCCTCCACCGGCAACCTCGCCAACGCGGTCGCCGCTGCGGGCGCACGCGCCGGCATCCCCACCGTGGTCTTCATCCCGAGCAACCTCGAGACGCCCAAGAAGGTCAACTCGGCCGTCTTCACCGAGAAGCTGGTCGCGGTCGACGGCAACTACGACGACGTCAACAAGCTGGCCTCCGAGATCGCCGGCGAGGAGGAGGGCTGGGCGTTCGTCAACGTCAACGTCCGCCCGTTCTACGCCGAGGGCTCCAAGACCCTGGGCTACGAGATCGCCGAGCAGCTCGGCTGGCGGCTGCCCGACCAGATCGTCATCCCGGTCGCGTCGGGCTCCCAGCTGACCAAGGTCGACAAGGCCTTCCAGGAGCTGATCACGCTCGGCCTCGTCGAGGACAAGCCCTACAAGGTCTTCGGCGCCCAGGCCACCGGCTGCTCACCGGTCTCGGTCGCCTACAAGGGCGGCACCGACGCCATCCGCCCGGTCAAGCCGGACACCATCGCCAAGAGCCTGGCGATCGGCAACCCCGCCGACGGCATCTACGTGCTCGACGTCTGCCGCCGCACCGGCGGAGCGGTCGAGGACATCACCGACGACGAGGTGCGCGACGCGATCGTGCTGCTCGCCCGCACCGAGGGCATCTTCACCGAGACCGCCGGCGGCACCACGGTCGGCGTGCTGAAGAAGCTCGTCGAGACCGGCCAGCTCGACACGTCGCTCGAGACGGTCGTCATCAACACCGGCCACGGCCTCAAGACCCTCGACTCCGTGTCCGACCGGGTCGGCCCCGCCGCCACCATCGCCCCCAGCTACGACGCGTTCGTGGCGTCCGGCGTGCTCTGA
- a CDS encoding FMN-binding glutamate synthase family protein, translated as MRWRYAILGGSAVAAAATAVHDLVQTRHAILRNFPVIGHGRFLVERVGPELRQYIVTSNDEERPFSRDQRSWVYASSKLENNYFGFGTDNDVERVEGYPIIKHRTFTGPGAAVMPHAQEEIRLPCAKVLGAARGRTHAFRPGSVVNISGMSFGSLSGKAVEALNRGAAAAGCLQNTGEGALSSHHRHGGDIVFQIGTSYFGCRDERGRFDLARLVDLVQSAPVRAIEVKLSQGAKPGLGGMLPGGKVSREIAEIRGIPEGVDCASPSRHAVFGDVDSMLDFVEEVAAATGLPVGIKSAVGNLTMWDELVEEMARGGRGVDFVNIDGGEGGTGAAPMIFADSVAYPFRIAFSEVHRRFAQAGIADDVVFVGAGKLGIPENAVVAFALGADLVNVGREAMMALGCIQAQKCHTDHCPVGVATQNPRYTRGLDVTLKSERVANYVRSLRRDLLKVSEAVGVVHPGLIGPGDVDLVDGTRSTVGLAEAYGYDPSWPRLGARLVKEVEALMVAQDATHRAADEEPPG; from the coding sequence ATGAGGTGGAGGTACGCGATCCTGGGCGGCTCGGCCGTCGCCGCGGCGGCGACCGCCGTGCACGACCTGGTGCAGACCCGTCACGCCATCCTGCGGAACTTCCCGGTCATCGGGCACGGCAGGTTCCTGGTCGAGCGCGTCGGGCCCGAGCTGCGCCAGTACATCGTCACCAGCAACGACGAGGAGCGGCCCTTCAGCCGCGACCAGCGCAGCTGGGTCTACGCGAGCTCCAAGCTGGAGAACAACTACTTCGGTTTCGGCACCGACAACGACGTCGAGCGGGTCGAGGGCTACCCGATCATCAAGCACCGCACCTTCACCGGTCCCGGGGCGGCGGTGATGCCGCACGCCCAGGAGGAGATCCGGCTGCCCTGCGCGAAGGTGCTCGGCGCCGCCCGCGGGCGTACGCACGCCTTCCGGCCGGGGTCGGTGGTCAACATCTCCGGCATGAGCTTCGGCTCGCTGTCCGGGAAGGCCGTCGAGGCCCTCAACCGCGGCGCCGCTGCCGCGGGCTGCCTGCAGAACACCGGCGAGGGCGCCCTCTCGTCCCACCACCGTCACGGCGGCGACATCGTCTTCCAGATCGGCACGTCCTACTTCGGCTGCCGCGACGAGCGCGGCCGCTTCGACCTCGCGCGGCTCGTCGACCTGGTCCAGTCGGCACCGGTGCGCGCGATCGAGGTCAAGCTCAGCCAGGGTGCGAAGCCGGGCCTGGGCGGGATGCTCCCGGGAGGGAAGGTCAGCCGGGAGATCGCCGAGATCCGCGGCATCCCCGAGGGGGTCGACTGCGCCTCGCCGAGCCGCCACGCGGTCTTCGGCGACGTCGACTCGATGCTCGACTTCGTCGAGGAGGTCGCCGCGGCCACCGGCCTGCCGGTGGGCATCAAGTCGGCCGTCGGCAACCTCACGATGTGGGACGAGCTCGTCGAGGAGATGGCGCGCGGCGGCCGCGGCGTCGACTTCGTCAACATCGACGGGGGAGAGGGCGGCACGGGCGCCGCGCCGATGATCTTCGCCGACTCCGTCGCCTATCCCTTCCGCATCGCGTTCTCCGAGGTCCACCGGCGCTTCGCGCAGGCCGGGATCGCCGACGACGTGGTCTTCGTCGGCGCCGGCAAGCTCGGGATCCCGGAGAACGCCGTGGTGGCCTTCGCGCTGGGGGCCGACCTGGTCAACGTCGGGCGCGAGGCGATGATGGCGCTCGGGTGCATCCAGGCGCAGAAGTGCCACACCGACCACTGCCCGGTCGGGGTGGCCACGCAGAACCCGCGCTACACCCGCGGCCTCGACGTCACGCTCAAGAGCGAGCGGGTCGCGAACTACGTGCGCTCGCTGCGCCGCGACCTGCTGAAGGTCTCGGAGGCGGTCGGGGTCGTGCACCCGGGCCTGATCGGGCCCGGTGACGTCGACCTGGTCGACGGCACGAGGTCGACCGTCGGCCTCGCCGAGGCCTACGGCTACGACCCCTCGTGGCCGCGCCTCGGCGCCCGGCTGGTCAAGGAGGTCGAGGCGCTCATGGTGGCGCAGGACGCGACCCACCGCGCCGCCGACGAGGAGCCGCCGGGCTGA
- a CDS encoding DUF3263 domain-containing protein: protein MDAAKHIAAGQETAAGLSQRDREILEFERHWWKYAGAKEQAVREKFDMSSTRYYQVLNALIDRPEALEADPLLVRRLRRLRASRQRQRSARRLGFEV from the coding sequence ATGGACGCCGCGAAGCACATCGCAGCCGGGCAGGAGACTGCTGCCGGGCTGAGCCAGCGCGACCGCGAGATCCTCGAGTTCGAGCGCCACTGGTGGAAGTACGCGGGCGCCAAGGAACAGGCCGTCCGCGAGAAGTTCGACATGTCCTCGACGCGCTACTACCAGGTCCTCAACGCCCTCATCGACCGTCCCGAGGCCCTCGAGGCCGACCCGCTCCTCGTGCGTCGGCTGCGCCGGCTGCGAGCCTCTCGCCAGCGGCAGCGCTCGGCCCGTCGTCTCGGGTTCGAGGTCTGA
- a CDS encoding alpha/beta fold hydrolase, whose protein sequence is MDLIPKPDQLVSAAGNVAHSLLYGGVADLRPMPRTLIDDGELREVYHYRPDRDVAPTGDPVLLVTPLAAPSLCFDLRRGCSLVEHLVGLGRPTYLVEYGQVSFRNRSLGMEHWVDEVLPEAVRAVHDHSGGRPVHLVGWSLGGIFALLVAADRQDLPIASLTVVGSPVDVTKVPLVAPVRPLLNLTQGRGAITRAYRALGGVPTPLVNWAFTAASAQKVVTKPLAVLTHLDDTDYLAQMEAVTRFMNSMTAYPGRTFGQLYHRFVKGNALARGRMEIGDRTVDLADVDVPVLVFAGNTDGIAPLPAVRAVVPLLAGSPEVRFEVVPGGHLGMLTGRAARTTTWTAVDAWVAQWSAAATARKAVKKAPARKAAAKKTAARKTAAKKIAATKTATTKTATTKTAAKKAPAKKAPAKKASAATIGSNPSRRYGSGGSRALGQR, encoded by the coding sequence ATGGACCTCATCCCGAAGCCCGACCAGCTGGTCTCGGCGGCGGGCAACGTCGCCCACTCCCTGCTCTACGGCGGCGTCGCGGACCTGCGGCCGATGCCGCGGACCCTCATCGACGACGGCGAGCTGCGGGAGGTCTACCACTACCGCCCGGACCGCGACGTCGCGCCGACCGGCGACCCGGTCCTGCTGGTCACCCCGCTCGCCGCGCCGTCGCTGTGTTTCGACCTGCGCCGCGGCTGCTCGCTCGTCGAGCACCTCGTCGGCCTCGGTCGGCCCACCTACCTCGTGGAGTACGGCCAGGTGTCGTTCCGCAACCGCTCGCTCGGGATGGAGCACTGGGTCGACGAGGTGCTGCCCGAGGCGGTCCGCGCCGTCCACGATCACTCGGGCGGGCGTCCGGTCCACCTGGTCGGCTGGAGCCTGGGCGGCATCTTCGCCCTGCTCGTCGCCGCCGACCGCCAGGACCTGCCGATTGCGTCGCTGACCGTGGTCGGCTCCCCGGTCGACGTCACCAAGGTGCCGCTGGTGGCGCCGGTCCGCCCACTGCTCAACCTCACCCAGGGCCGGGGCGCGATCACCCGGGCCTACCGCGCGCTCGGCGGCGTCCCGACCCCGCTGGTGAACTGGGCCTTCACCGCGGCCTCGGCCCAGAAGGTCGTCACCAAGCCGCTCGCGGTGCTCACGCACCTCGACGACACCGACTACCTCGCGCAGATGGAGGCGGTCACCCGGTTCATGAACAGCATGACCGCCTACCCGGGGCGCACGTTCGGCCAGCTCTACCACCGCTTCGTCAAGGGCAACGCGCTCGCGCGCGGCCGGATGGAGATCGGGGACCGTACCGTCGACCTCGCCGACGTCGACGTCCCGGTCCTGGTGTTCGCCGGCAACACCGACGGGATCGCCCCGCTGCCCGCCGTACGCGCCGTGGTGCCGCTGCTGGCCGGGTCGCCGGAGGTCCGGTTCGAGGTGGTGCCCGGCGGCCACCTCGGGATGCTCACCGGGCGGGCCGCCCGCACGACCACGTGGACCGCGGTCGACGCGTGGGTCGCGCAGTGGTCGGCCGCCGCGACCGCGAGGAAGGCCGTGAAGAAGGCCCCTGCCAGGAAGGCGGCAGCGAAGAAGACCGCTGCCAGGAAGACCGCCGCCAAGAAGATCGCCGCCACGAAGACCGCCACCACGAAGACCGCCACCACGAAGACCGCCGCCAAGAAGGCGCCGGCCAAGAAGGCGCCGGCCAAGAAGGCGTCTGCTGCCACCATCGGGTCCAACCCGTCGCGCCGCTACGGCTCAGGTGGGTCGCGGGCACTCGGCCAGCGGTGA
- a CDS encoding LytR C-terminal domain-containing protein, whose translation MASFPSPGRTTASSTTRRPRDERGVAFPSPLVMLSVLAVAMAAITFVATRDEAPTERRVDTATIASADQTPSAEPTAEATDTVTPKPKPRLNRGEVYVEVFNNSGISGLAASTATRATDIGWSVVGEDNWVGNIPTTTVYFPPRLQAAGKQLALDLGITRTMPAVGVMKRDRLTVILTTDAPR comes from the coding sequence ATGGCCTCCTTCCCCAGTCCGGGCCGCACCACCGCCTCCTCCACCACCCGCCGACCGCGCGACGAGCGCGGCGTCGCCTTCCCCTCGCCGCTGGTCATGCTCTCGGTGCTCGCCGTCGCGATGGCCGCGATCACCTTCGTCGCGACCCGTGACGAGGCGCCCACCGAGCGCCGGGTCGACACCGCCACCATCGCCAGCGCCGACCAGACGCCGAGCGCCGAGCCGACCGCGGAGGCGACCGACACGGTGACGCCGAAGCCGAAGCCGCGGCTCAACCGCGGCGAGGTCTACGTCGAGGTGTTCAACAACTCCGGCATCAGCGGGCTCGCCGCCTCCACGGCCACCCGCGCGACCGACATCGGCTGGTCGGTCGTGGGGGAGGACAACTGGGTCGGCAACATCCCGACCACCACCGTCTACTTCCCGCCGCGCCTGCAGGCCGCCGGCAAGCAGCTGGCGCTCGACCTCGGCATCACCCGCACCATGCCGGCGGTCGGTGTGATGAAGCGCGACCGACTCACCGTCATCCTCACCACCGACGCGCCGCGCTGA
- a CDS encoding anti-sigma factor, with the protein MAHADPDTLADLVLEPDAVRASVHAHVSTCPECGAALDALRSTRAATGADPLVAAPADLRERVLAEALADGALPTAPSAPVPLRRRTSVPLWLATAAAVIGLVAGLGLGRWTADDPAAAPEPDPDPPGAVVASAALTALDSDAPRGDVEAFDAPDDVVRVSVRARELGGEQGYHEVWLINLDGKRMVALGFLPRGDDGTFEVPRRLIDEGYRILDISVEPDDGDPTHSGVSIARGELA; encoded by the coding sequence ATGGCTCACGCTGACCCCGACACCCTGGCCGACCTCGTCCTCGAGCCCGACGCGGTCCGCGCGTCGGTGCACGCCCACGTCAGCACGTGCCCCGAGTGCGGTGCGGCCCTGGACGCGCTCCGCTCCACCCGTGCTGCCACCGGGGCCGACCCGCTGGTCGCCGCCCCTGCCGACCTGCGCGAGCGGGTGCTCGCCGAGGCGCTCGCCGACGGTGCGCTGCCGACGGCGCCGTCCGCCCCCGTGCCGCTGCGCCGGCGTACGTCCGTGCCCCTGTGGCTCGCGACGGCCGCCGCGGTCATCGGGCTCGTCGCCGGGCTGGGCCTCGGACGCTGGACCGCCGACGACCCGGCCGCCGCACCCGAGCCGGACCCCGATCCCCCCGGGGCGGTCGTCGCCAGCGCGGCGCTGACCGCGCTCGACAGCGACGCGCCCCGCGGGGACGTGGAGGCCTTCGACGCCCCCGACGACGTCGTCCGGGTGTCGGTCCGCGCCCGCGAGCTCGGTGGCGAACAGGGCTACCACGAGGTCTGGCTGATCAACCTCGACGGCAAGCGGATGGTCGCCCTCGGCTTCCTGCCCCGAGGCGACGACGGGACGTTCGAGGTGCCGCGCCGGCTGATCGACGAGGGCTACCGCATCCTCGACATCTCCGTGGAGCCCGACGACGGCGACCCCACCCACTCGGGTGTGAGCATCGCGCGCGGCGAGCTCGCCTGA
- a CDS encoding MFS transporter, which yields MRATGTTPTGVPGTSLPRSVRIGYGSGSVATGAFGTVPGLMLLPYLTDELGIAALWAGVIVFLPKAWDVVLNPVAGRVSDRTVDAAGPRRPWLLRAGIMLAGAFALIFAAPDLGSAALEAGWVLVFFVLAASAYAFFQVPYVAMPAEMTSSYDERTRVMTWRVAILAFTIMLAGATAPVIRDAVGGRDGYRVMGVVMAAIIVVGVLSAWWGTRDAPVGAVAAGAGSLREQLRVVGQARDFRVLLTTFVVQALATGCMLAGVDYLAGDVLGSTGASTVLFVCFVGPALLLTPAWAALGTRIGKRRGYVIASVVLATGALLAATARVAPPAVVFAATALVGVGYAGCQVFPMAMLPDAAAVDSARTGENRTGVYTGVWTAGETLGLALGPAVFAIVLALGGYLSSEGRELDQPDSALTAITLGFSVLPAALTLLSLWWLRQYTLDAAAVAAAEGALDG from the coding sequence ATGCGCGCCACGGGGACGACACCGACCGGTGTGCCCGGCACCTCGCTGCCGCGCTCGGTGCGGATCGGCTACGGCAGCGGCTCGGTCGCGACGGGCGCCTTCGGCACCGTTCCCGGCCTGATGCTGCTGCCCTACCTGACCGACGAGCTCGGCATCGCGGCCCTCTGGGCGGGCGTGATCGTCTTCCTGCCGAAGGCGTGGGACGTCGTGCTCAACCCGGTCGCGGGTCGGGTGAGCGACCGCACCGTGGATGCGGCCGGTCCCCGGCGCCCGTGGCTGTTGCGGGCCGGCATCATGCTGGCCGGCGCCTTCGCCCTGATCTTCGCGGCGCCCGACCTGGGCAGTGCCGCGCTGGAGGCCGGATGGGTGCTGGTCTTCTTCGTGCTGGCCGCGTCAGCGTACGCGTTCTTCCAGGTGCCGTACGTCGCGATGCCGGCGGAGATGACCTCGTCCTACGACGAGCGCACGCGGGTGATGACGTGGCGGGTGGCGATCCTCGCCTTCACGATCATGCTCGCGGGCGCGACCGCGCCGGTGATCCGCGACGCCGTGGGCGGCCGCGACGGCTACCGCGTGATGGGCGTGGTGATGGCCGCGATCATCGTCGTCGGCGTGCTCAGCGCCTGGTGGGGCACCCGGGACGCGCCGGTCGGCGCGGTCGCGGCCGGGGCGGGCTCGCTGCGCGAGCAGCTGCGCGTGGTCGGGCAGGCCCGCGACTTCAGGGTCCTGCTGACCACCTTCGTCGTGCAGGCACTCGCCACCGGCTGCATGCTCGCCGGGGTCGACTACCTCGCCGGCGACGTGCTCGGCAGCACCGGCGCGTCGACCGTGCTCTTCGTCTGCTTCGTCGGCCCGGCGCTGCTGCTGACGCCCGCGTGGGCCGCCCTCGGCACCCGCATCGGCAAGCGCCGCGGCTACGTCATCGCCTCCGTCGTCCTGGCGACCGGGGCGCTGCTCGCCGCCACCGCGCGGGTGGCCCCTCCCGCGGTGGTCTTTGCCGCGACCGCCCTCGTCGGCGTCGGCTACGCCGGCTGCCAGGTCTTCCCGATGGCGATGCTGCCCGACGCCGCCGCCGTCGACTCCGCCCGGACCGGTGAGAACCGGACCGGGGTCTACACCGGCGTCTGGACCGCCGGCGAGACCCTGGGCCTCGCGCTCGGCCCGGCGGTCTTCGCCATCGTGCTCGCCCTCGGCGGCTACCTCTCCAGCGAGGGCCGGGAGCTCGACCAGCCCGACTCGGCGCTGACCGCGATCACCCTCGGCTTCTCGGTGCTGCCGGCCGCACTGACCCTGCTCAGCCTGTGGTGGCTGCGCCAGTACACGCTCGACGCCGCCGCGGTGGCGGCCGCGGAAGGAGCCCTCGATGGATGA